The genomic stretch GGGGGACTGTACCCGGCTTCACCCTGAATAGGTTCTACAATTACGGCTGCGGTTTTATTTGTGATACGCTCAAGTTCTTCTTCAGAATCAAATTGTATACTGCGCGTTCCGGGAAGTAAAGGGCGAAATCCACGTTTAAAATCTTCATCACCAATGATGGAAAGCACACCTTGGGTGCTACCGTGGTAAGCCTTTTTCATGCTGATAATTTCAGCACGTCCTGTGGCGCGTTTCGCTAATTTCATTGCACCTTCATTGGCCTCTGAACCAGAGTTTACAAAATAGGTAGAGTCTAAGCCTTCGCCTAATAGCTCTGCCAATTTTTGTGCAAGCGCTACTTGTGGAGTTTGAATATACTCCCCATACACCATCAGGTGCATGTATTGGTCCACTTGATTTTTGATAGCTTCCACCACCCTGGGATGGCGGTGACCAATGCTGCTTACTGAAATTCCTGAGATTAAATCCAAATACGATTTTCCATCAGGATCATACATATACGAACCTTCGGCACGCACTATTTCCAAGCTCATCGGGAAATCAGTGGTTTGTGCAAGGTGATCTAAAAAAAGTTGTCTTTGTGTAATTGCCATTTGGCAAATGTAAGTGTACTAAAGCACCTGATAAAAAACATAGGCATAAAGGAAGAACCTTAAAAAGCGACTCAAAGCTACGAGAAGGTATTTCCCGAAAGGGTAATCAACCATACCAGCCACTACACTGATTGGTGAAAAAGGCAGGGGAGTGAGAGCTGAAATGAAAATAACAAGACCTCCGTATTTTCTAAAGATTTTAAACTGCTCTGCAAACTTTCCATCTACCCATCTTTTTACCCTTTTCAGGTGATGGAGACGAGTGCCAATAGTCCATGACACAATTCCACCGATGTAAGAACTCAATGCCAAAATAAAAACCACCAAATAGGGATGCTTAAAGGTTTTGGCCCAGAGTATAAACATATCTGGAGGGAGTATGCCTGTAAAACATTCGCTGATAAAAAGTGTACCTACAATAAGCCAATTGGGAAGATGTGAAAAGATAAGCTCCTCCATCATATCCAAATCAATTACGTAGCGGGTAAAGAGCCATACAAAAAGTGCAAACCCTACTAAAACAGCAAATAGGCGAAGCAGGTTTTTACCAATAAAAGTATATCGCCCAGTACGCTTATAATAGTTGTGAACGCGGTAACTATGCTCCTTCCAGGTGCGTTCTTTGTTTCTATTTGATTTCTCGTTGCCTATGGCTTCAAATTTTTATCTAAATGAGGGTAAATGGGCGAAAGTGAAAAACTAAGCTTTCAAAATTAATACAATGCTCCGCAATGTTTACTTTTAGCCGCAAATTGAATTTTTTATGGCTCAAGCGAAGCAAAAAAACAACATTCTTTCCACAATTACTATGCTCCTTTTTGCACTAATGCCATTGGTGTATGTAAAGACTTTAGTAGATAAAACCTTAATTCCGCACCAATTGTTTGGTTCAGTGGGGCTTGTGCTTTTGATCTTGGCTATGTTGGCAAATAAGAGTATTTCTAAAGCTAAGGTTGGTTGGATGCTTCTGAGTTTTGTTGGTTTTTTAGTAATAAATATGATAGCTGTTTCCGCAGCCATAAACCCAGTTGAAAGCTGGGCTACAATAAGTAGATATATGCTGTCGTTTGGTGTGCTTACGGCTCTTACTGTTTTGTTTCAAGCAAAAAAACTGAACCCAGAAAGCTTAATAAAAGGTGTTGTTATTTTTGGCACTATTGCCGGTGTAATCACATTATTTGAAATATTGAAAGCGCTTGGTAGTGGAGATTTCATTTCTAATATATATGTGGTGTCCGGTACTTTTAGTCATAAAAACCTTTTGTCATCGGTGATAATGCTCTGTCTGCCTTTCGCTATAATGGGAGCCGT from Owenweeksia hongkongensis DSM 17368 encodes the following:
- a CDS encoding aspartate aminotransferase family protein; this translates as MAITQRQLFLDHLAQTTDFPMSLEIVRAEGSYMYDPDGKSYLDLISGISVSSIGHRHPRVVEAIKNQVDQYMHLMVYGEYIQTPQVALAQKLAELLGEGLDSTYFVNSGSEANEGAMKLAKRATGRAEIISMKKAYHGSTQGVLSIIGDEDFKRGFRPLLPGTRSIQFDSEEELERITNKTAAVIVEPIQGEAGYSPPSQEYLGALRKKCNDTGTLLIFDEVQCGFGRTGKMFAHQHYGIKPDIITLAKGMGGGMPIGAFIASRELMAHFKDNPILGHITTFGGHPVSCAASLACVNVIVDEKLAEGVKVKEQLFRELLVHKNIKEVRGKGLMLAVQLDTFENVQTVIDHCLKNGVISDWFLFCDNAIRLSPPLNITEVDIRKACKILLEGIDLI
- a CDS encoding YqaA family protein; protein product: MMEELIFSHLPNWLIVGTLFISECFTGILPPDMFILWAKTFKHPYLVVFILALSSYIGGIVSWTIGTRLHHLKRVKRWVDGKFAEQFKIFRKYGGLVIFISALTPLPFSPISVVAGMVDYPFGKYLLVALSRFLRFFLYAYVFYQVL